From Fusarium musae strain F31 chromosome 8, whole genome shotgun sequence:
AAAAGAGTGCTGACCTATCTGTCTTGGGTTGTTTCTGGGCTTGACGCTCCGCAGTTCGGAGCCATTTGTGGCAAAACTTAGCTTCACACCATCTGCATGATCTGCACTAACCAAGATCATTTTTGCATGCCATCGTGATCGCTGTTCCTGAAGCTAAACCGTTTTGTACAATGGACTACATATAGTGCATAAAGCTTATCATAACTACATTGAAGCAAGTGTTGAGAGATATTTATATCCATGTCATTGAGAGTATGACGGGGATGGTCCATATTGACGTTGCGCGCATTCAGCCGCTCCTAGGTTGGCAGCCGCAGGGTTCCCAACCTAGCCGATAGAGATGTCGTGTCTGGATCTTGTCTCGGTTCATCTGCGCAAAGGAGAAAGTCGCTATCATTCAGCAAAGTTATCGAGATAAAATGAAGTGAGGGCGTCGTGAAGTCGCCATAAGGTTGGCCTTGGAGTCAATTACCATGTAACGGATCACGTCAAAAAGACATAGATCATCACCCATGAAGCCATTGACACTGTTGGACTTTTGGAGCCGATGAATTGACTTTGAATAGAAACCATAGAAGTAAACGAGTGAAGGCCCCTGCAAATaaacctcttcatcaattgaGCTTATGCCCCATCCGCCGTTCTGACCTCGCCTTTCGAACCCCGGATAAAATAAACAGAAAGGCCCGGGTCGACCTTCACCCAACCTCCCTCCTTAGGCATGCCCAGCCAAACGCCGCCTTGACATTTCTTCTGGAACGCACGATCACAATTGGTCCAGTGTATGGTTTGACCAGTGCCCTTGATTTCATCAGTACTCTCTTCTATCGCGGCGGCGTCAAAGGCTTCTTGATTAAATGGCTGAACCTCCTGTCAATTACAATTAGCTTCACTCCGAACCAATGATCATGGAATAGTTTACCATGGCTGGTTGTCGATGCTTATTCATTGCAAGACCAAGAGTAGCAGGCAGGTGAATGGATACGAGTTTTCAAGGTACAGCTCCGCACTCAATGCACGTGACCGATCACGTGAGGAATGATGATATGGCCGACTAGGTATCGGGTAACCTTCTGTTGAACTGGAACATGGTGAATCTTCAATCGTCAACCAGCGATGATATAAGCACCAAAATAGGTACATTCAAGAGTGCGTTTGCCTATTTGGGCATTTAATATGATTAATCTAGTCTTCTGTCATAACTATAGCAAGAGGTTGCCAATCAAGCAAGGTAGCCAATAATCAACGTGTGCTGCAAGATCAAACGTTTTGGTTTAAtccttttataaaaaaagaaaacagttTTGCTGAGTTATATAACCAAAGTCTATGGATACTTAGAGATGCCTGCCTACCTGTCTGAGTAATAACTCGAGTATAATTAAAACCCGGTCCTCCACGAGCCCAAAGCTAAACATATGGCTCGTGATCCCACTCTTCTAATTCCTTTGTATAACAGATCCAGCACTTATCAGGATGCTGCTGCGCTTTGAGCCACATGTCCCGGAGACTCACTCCTTCCCAGCGAGCAGCATAGAACCAGGAGTTAAGCGACCAAATAGCCACCTTGACACGACCTTGGTACTTCTCCCCTTCAAAGACGGTTTCTTCTTCCGAACTATCCCAGTCTGCGTCATATGCCCAAACCCAGTAAGGATCAAGAAGTTCACCTTGTGTGCGCTTGCAATTTTCCTCGGAAACCAATTCAATAGGAATGGCGATAAAGGTATTCCGTAGAATTCCCGAAGGCAGAAGATcgtcattctcttctctgtATTCTTGGAAGTGTCTGTTGCATAGTTAGTACATGAATTCTTTACTATAGGCatattttaacttactttcgcaagtcgtcatcttctgccATGCTCTCGTTAGGATTAAACGTAGGCCACTTCTCAGTTTCTAACCGATGCAACGCCAACCAGTTGTCTCTGCCTTGGCAATGGATACTGTGCCAGGTTACTCTATGTGGCAGAGAGTGTTCGTTAATTCCACCCCAGACTGAGCGCCAGTCATAGCCATGCTTCTGCTCGACCTCTCTGGCCATATAGTAGACAAAACCAAactgttgttgagcttcGAGAATCTTCTGTATCCAAGCTGGCGGCGCCGGAGATACCCGCTTCCAGATTCGTTCCAGGGTCTTGTCGTATCCCTGCGGTGCCAAGATGGTTTCCCTCATTCGCTCGTCTTGGCAAAGCTGTAAGAAGGGTTCCATAGATTGCCTGTATTCCCGATCCACTTGTGCTTGTACCTCATCTGAAAAACGTTCGATAGCAGGAATCATCCATTTAGCATTCCTCCGAGCTTTCCTGAGTGTATTACAACGCACAAGCTCTCTGGCCCGGGCGGCAGAGGTTTGgaggtcttcttctcgaaggcGTTCTTCGTAGATCTCCTGTAGTGTAGCACTGCCTCCATCGACATAATACACGTCGCAATAGACTAGCTTCCAGGCATCTAGGCGTAAAGGCTGAGGGCTTTGATCAAAATGTGCGATGTAACTGACCAAGGTCGAACTCGCTCTTGCGACGTCGTTGGTGATGTGTTCAACCATCCTGTCCTCGTCGTACTGGTAGGTGGTTCGGCCAAGCAGGGCATATTTCAGCGGTGTACAGGCAATAATCTGGGAGGGATCATTCAAGGCCACTTGGACGAGGTCCCGGCCTGCAATGAGttcctccagcttctgggCCTCCAGCTCTCTTTCGCCGATTACCCTGACCCTGGCGTATTCCTCTGGGGGAAGATGCTGGAAACGTTGACTGCGCGCGGTTGATGAAAGATGCATCAAGCTCCTATAGAGCTCCAAATTCGGGTCCATTTTGGTGATGAACAGGGCGCTTAGCCGTGCCGTGTTGGTATAGATGAGGCTATGAGTGCGTGAGTGAGTGAATTGTGAGAGATGGGGAGGTTTTATTTCAGTGGATAAAAACCCCACCATGTGATGTGGATCAATGCCTAGGCAAATAGGAAGTTCTGACTCATGCATGCATTGATGGTGAATTTGATTCAATTTTCCATTACCCACTTTTGTACGTACTCCATTCAATCAGGCCAGAAAATTCTTGCCTACTCGTCTCCGAATTTCTAGACTACCTAGACTAATGACTGTGCCTGAGAGGCAGCACGCAAAGCTGATGACCATGTACTCTATGTACTCTATGTACAAAAGACTGGAAACTACTCTTTGAAAATACTGGGCTGGAATTGATCAACCAGGCCAGCGTAACTGTTCTGATGCAGGACGATCGAGAACCAGTGGGCGTGCATTGTGTTCTGGGCAACGACAGCGGCCGCATGAGCTGGCGTACCCACCAACTGCAGAGCAGTATGCGCTACCCTACTTCTGTACTCACCTTCTATGTTTTCCCTGAGTATCTCGATCCGGTACTCCAACCATGTTTTGGCCCATTTTTGCATCTTTTCCAGTAGCTCAGTCATGAAGTTGCGCCACATGTTGGATAGACCCAAAGCCCCAGCGTTATGTGTCGTTCGGTAGAGGGTCTCAAATTCGTCTAGCAATGCTATCACTTCTTTATTGgcggccttgagcttgtcgttTATGTCTTGCCTTCTGAGATAAGGAAAGATTTGTTCAACCTGGCAAGCGTGTCAGTATGCCGCGCATCTAGCTTCACAACCAATCAATATGTTAACTTACCAGCATCAGCTGTTCCATAGCGTGTTTGACAGTATCGTCGTCGGTGGCAGAGTAATTATCTCTCCAGTTCCTCGGACCGACAGGCTCATCGAATTCCCAAAGCTATGGATTGATAAGTTAGAAAAATGAAAGCACAAGCCAAGttaaaagagaaaagaaccTACCGAGCCCTTCAAGCCGTTGAACTTGGACTCGCAATTAACCATGTACTTGGCGTTGGAAGTTGAGCCCAGTAGTTTGAACAAAGATGTCTGTGGAGTGTCCTTATGTCTGTTGTTCCATGCCAAAAACCCATACTGGAAGTCATTGATCCAAACGCCACAAGATAGATGCGATTGAGAATTTGTGTTGTACGGTGTTTCCTTGATAAGCCCGGAAGAACTTGGCTTGCCGTGAAGTTTATTTCGGACGCCCATTGTGTATTCCATGAACATTTGGACCGTCTGGAGCTCGATAATATGTTCAGCTGTTTGCATCTGGTCAGCATGTCTGGGGAAAGATGGATCAGAGAGGGCCCTTGCTACTCACAAACCCATTTGGCAGGGAGGGGGTCGGGTAGAGGGGTGCCTTCATCCCTCACAATGGCATTAACACAATCACCGCCGATGTTGTCAACCCAATACCTCTTGTTATCGCCGGTTTTCTTTGCGAAGAAGTCTCCATTGTCTCCATTAGGGTATGGTTCTGACGTGATTAACCACTTGGTTGTCATATCTGGACACATAGGGAAGAATTCACGCCTCTTGCCAGATCCTCTCTTGTCAAGACTCTTCTCGGTCCATTCGGATGGCCATTGCATCTCACTGAATGGCCATGTAAATTTTCCATTAGGGCCAAGAGGACCAATAGGTCCGAAGATCTTTTCGAGGTCATCGTCGTCTGGCTTGTCGCGTGGATCTTGAAGCGACGAGGGATCGTAAGCGTCGAGCGATGGGATGGAGCAGTAGGTCCCATTCAGCGCTATGTGAGTTGAATTGGCCTCagcctttctttcttcccattcctcctcttcatcaatacCGCAGACCCAGATCCAGGCTACTTCCAAAGTCGAGACTGTGtctttgaggagaagaagcgtcCCCGCGAAGGTGGCGCTGACAAGATGCTTCCATTTCTTGGGCAAGTTTTTGTCCAGCAGCGCCCGATACTCCCTGGTCGCGCGAGAGTCCTTTTGAGCCTGCATAACTTGTTGGACTACAAGTACCATGGCCATTCCCGCTGACATCTTATGAA
This genomic window contains:
- a CDS encoding hypothetical protein (EggNog:ENOG41), which codes for MDPNLELYRSLMHLSSTARSQRFQHLPPEEYARVRVIGERELEAQKLEELIAGRDLVQVALNDPSQIIACTPLKYALLGRTTYQYDEDRMVEHITNDVARASSTLVSYIAHFDQSPQPLRLDAWKLVYCDVYYVDGGSATLQEIYEERLREEDLQTSAARARELVRCNTLRKARRNAKWMIPAIERFSDEVQAQVDREYRQSMEPFLQLCQDERMRETILAPQGYDKTLERIWKRVSPAPPAWIQKILEAQQQFGFVYYMAREVEQKHGYDWRSVWGGINEHSLPHRVTWHSIHCQGRDNWLALHRLETEKWPTFNPNESMAEDDDLRKHFQEYREENDDLLPSGILRNTFIAIPIELVSEENCKRTQGELLDPYWVWAYDADWDSSEEETVFEGEKYQGRVKVAIWSLNSWFYAARWEGVSLRDMWLKAQQHPDKCWICYTKELEEWDHEPYV